Proteins encoded in a region of the Diospyros lotus cultivar Yz01 chromosome 9, ASM1463336v1, whole genome shotgun sequence genome:
- the LOC127809747 gene encoding vinorine synthase-like — MKVEVISKESIRPSSSTPHHLRHYQLSFLDQISPPIFMPFIMFFPNPSNSSGNNNSIASKSRHLKTHLSEALTRFYPLAGRMLENRYIDCNDEGVPFVEAMIDVNLSEITGNPIPCELNQLLAGKIDEPGDLPMTVQANFFRCGGLAVGVEMSHKVADALAFFSFLNIWAAIARGEEEIPSPKFESAALFPPADCLDFKPSTGIMKDDIVTKRFVFSASKIGSLRERYTKTLTPTRIEALSAFIWSRFMASTQGEKPDPSKIYTVLHTVNLRPKFEPPLSDHHFGNISRIAIAVPSMDSEEPSYGVVNKVREVIKKVDREFVAKLQRGAQEHTSLLKERGEMIAKGELIPFSFTSLCRFPLHEADFGWGKPAWVASASMPFKNLVAFLDTASGHGIEAWVNLKAQDMARFEVDEELLAFAD; from the exons ATGAAGGTTGAAGTCATTTCCAAAGAAAGCATCCGGCCATCGTCTTCAACCCCCCACCATCTCCGCCATTACCAACTCTCCTTCCTCGACCAGATTTCTCCTCCTATTTTCATGCCTTTCATTATGTTCTTCCCAAATCCTAGCAACAGCAGTGGCAACAACAATTCGATCGCTTCCAAGTCCCGCCACCTGAAAACCCACCTCTCCGAGGCCTTAACCAG GTTCTACCCTCTGGCTGGGAGGATGCTCGAAAACCGCTACATCGACTGTAACGATGAGGGCGTCCCCTTCGTGGAAGCCATGATCGACGTCAACCTCTCTGAGATCACCGGCAACCCAATCCCCTGCGAACTCAACCAGCTACTCGCCGGAAAAATCGATGAACCGGGCGACCTGCCGATGACGGTCCAGGCCAATTTCTTCCGCTGCGGCGGCTTGGCCGTCGGCGTCGAGATGTCCCACAAAGTTGCAGACGCTTTggctttcttctccttcctcaacATCTGGGCCGCCATAGctagaggagaggaagaaattcCATCACCAAAGTTCGAATCGGCGGCTCTCTTCCCGCCAGCAGATTGCTTGGACTTCAAGCCGAGCACCGGCATCATGAAAGACGATATAGTGACCAAGAGGTTCGTCTTCTCCGCCTCGAAGATCGGTTCCCTGAGAGAAAGGTACACCAAAACCCTAACTCCTACTCGGATTGAAGCTCTGTCTGCTTTTATATGGAGCCGATTCATGGCCTCAACTCAAGGAGAAAAACCAGACCCCAGCAAAATCTACACTGTTCTTCACACAGTGAACCTCCGGCCAAAATTCGAGCCTCCACTTTCGGACCATCATTTCGGGAACATCAGCAGAATCGCCATAGCTGTACCTTCCATGGACAGTGAAGAGCCGAGCTATGGAGTTGTGAACAAG GTGAGAGAGGTGATAAAGAAAGTTGACAGAGAGTTCGTAGCGAAGCTGCAACGAGGCGCGCAAGAGCACACAAGCCTCCTGAAAGAACGGGGTGAAATGATTGCGAAAGGGGAGCTTATTCCCTTCAGTTTCACGAGTTTGTGCAGGTTTCCTTTGCACGAGGCTGACTTCGGGTGGGGAAAGCCCGCCTGGGTGGCCTCGGCGAGCATGCCATTCAAGAACTTGGTGGCGTTCTTGGACACTGCTTCCGGACATGGCATTGAAGCCTGGGTTAACTTGAAGGCCCAAGACATGGCCAGGTTTGAAGTTGACGAGGAGCTGCTCGCATTCGCAGACTGA